In Micromonospora sp. NBC_01813, the following are encoded in one genomic region:
- a CDS encoding TIGR03619 family F420-dependent LLM class oxidoreductase — protein sequence MRFDLQLFGLPAPEYAPLAVRAEQLGFDTVWLADHVVTPAHYAPTYPYRESGDPGIRPSTPLADVTVTLGHLAARTTRIRLGTGVLILPLRDPFHVARAWASLQQLSAGRAVLGVGVGWMAEEFAALGADFGTRGARTDEMLRVLDLLWSGRPVTHQGRFFDFSTVHFGPAPEPAVPLVVGGHSRAALRRAARHGTGWFGPDVDLATSARLCGRIAELRDDFGRAGHDFTHHVRLSGEISVGAVEAYRDAGLDHLVVAPFTRLPPTVTRADRLAALDSVAERLAPLWPDPAPTGEPPGDHS from the coding sequence ATGCGCTTCGACCTGCAACTGTTCGGGCTGCCGGCACCGGAGTACGCACCGCTCGCGGTCCGCGCCGAGCAGCTCGGCTTCGACACCGTGTGGCTTGCCGACCATGTGGTCACGCCGGCCCACTACGCGCCCACGTACCCGTACCGGGAATCCGGCGACCCCGGTATCCGGCCGAGCACCCCGCTGGCCGACGTGACGGTGACGCTCGGACACCTGGCCGCCCGGACCACCCGGATCCGGCTCGGCACCGGCGTGCTGATCCTGCCGCTGCGGGACCCGTTCCACGTCGCCCGCGCCTGGGCCAGTCTGCAGCAGCTCTCCGCCGGCCGCGCCGTCCTCGGCGTCGGGGTCGGCTGGATGGCCGAGGAATTCGCCGCCCTCGGCGCCGACTTCGGCACCCGGGGCGCCCGCACCGACGAGATGCTGCGGGTGCTGGACCTGCTCTGGTCCGGTCGCCCGGTCACCCACCAGGGGCGGTTCTTCGACTTCTCCACCGTCCACTTCGGTCCGGCACCCGAGCCGGCGGTGCCGTTGGTGGTGGGCGGCCACAGCCGGGCGGCGCTGCGGCGGGCCGCGCGGCACGGCACCGGCTGGTTCGGCCCGGACGTCGATCTGGCGACCTCGGCCCGGCTGTGTGGCCGGATAGCCGAACTGCGCGACGACTTCGGCCGGGCCGGCCACGACTTCACCCACCACGTCCGGCTGTCCGGCGAGATCAGCGTCGGTGCCGTCGAGGCGTACCGCGATGCGGGCCTGGACCACCTGGTCGTCGCGCCCTTCACCCGGCTGCCGCCAACCGTCACCCGGGCGGACCGGTTGGCCGCCCTCGACTCCGTCGCCGAGCGGCTCGCGCCGCTGTGGCCCGATCCCGCACCCACCGGCGAACCCCCGGGAGACCACTCATGA
- a CDS encoding class I adenylate-forming enzyme family protein, whose amino-acid sequence MTAATDPASPADPAGSTVFDRATIDEYTRAGHWDDETIASMVARHAADRPDAPAFIATDATLTWSAYDALSTRLAGGYALAGLRPGDRIATLLTGGALVHVAYLAAQKAGLVTVGIGPRAGTAEVRHLVRRTRAAVLLTRAVHRGRDAAELVGELRTGVGEADGPAHLTVDLTAAGELTLVRDGQQLALPDPATAAAAIAGRGLGANDLFFLNSTSGTTGLPKCVMQTMNTRKYFGPLAAEAARFGPDEVFASVLPAPYGFGQWSAHVVPTMYGYPTVLAEEFDAEQTWRLIERHRVTVLAAVTSQFVMMLNAAGSAGRDLSSLRVLFTGGERVPADRAARFEQETGCAVLQFYGSNEAGPISVTRADDDRDRRLGTAGRVIPQMRVRLFDADGADVTASGGPGQCAARGPGLTPGYYDDAPANRQLFHPQGWMLTGDLVRIDPAGYLTVTGRVADFIIRGGHNISVLAVEEAVGACGRVAQVAVVPAADDVLGERACAYVVTTDGTDLTLDELRADLAGRGISKYEWPERLVTMDELPLSAGGKTDKARLRADAATRFGKTHPAM is encoded by the coding sequence ATGACCGCCGCCACCGATCCTGCCAGCCCTGCCGATCCTGCCGGCTCGACAGTCTTCGACCGGGCGACCATCGACGAGTACACCCGGGCCGGGCACTGGGACGACGAGACGATCGCCTCGATGGTCGCCCGCCACGCCGCGGACCGCCCCGACGCCCCAGCGTTCATCGCCACCGACGCCACCCTGACCTGGTCGGCGTACGACGCGCTCAGCACCCGACTGGCCGGTGGGTACGCGCTGGCCGGCCTGCGACCCGGCGACCGGATCGCCACCCTGCTCACCGGCGGCGCGCTGGTCCACGTCGCCTACCTGGCGGCGCAGAAGGCCGGCCTGGTGACGGTCGGCATCGGGCCCCGCGCCGGTACGGCGGAGGTCCGGCACCTGGTCCGGCGTACCCGGGCGGCGGTGCTGCTGACCCGTGCGGTGCACCGGGGTCGCGACGCCGCCGAACTGGTCGGCGAACTGCGGACCGGAGTCGGCGAGGCGGACGGGCCGGCGCATCTCACCGTGGATCTGACCGCCGCCGGGGAACTGACCCTGGTCCGCGACGGCCAGCAGTTGGCGCTGCCCGACCCGGCCACCGCCGCCGCCGCGATCGCCGGCCGGGGTCTGGGCGCCAACGACCTGTTCTTCCTGAACTCCACGTCGGGCACGACCGGGCTGCCCAAGTGCGTGATGCAGACGATGAACACCCGGAAGTACTTCGGGCCGCTCGCCGCCGAGGCGGCCCGGTTCGGTCCCGACGAGGTGTTCGCCAGTGTGCTGCCCGCCCCGTACGGCTTCGGCCAGTGGAGCGCGCACGTGGTACCGACCATGTACGGCTACCCCACCGTGCTGGCGGAGGAGTTCGACGCGGAGCAGACCTGGAGACTGATCGAGCGGCATCGAGTCACCGTGCTCGCGGCAGTGACCAGCCAGTTCGTCATGATGCTCAACGCCGCCGGATCCGCCGGCCGGGACCTGTCCTCGCTGCGGGTGCTGTTCACCGGTGGGGAACGGGTGCCCGCCGACCGGGCGGCCCGGTTCGAGCAGGAGACCGGGTGCGCCGTGCTGCAGTTCTACGGTTCCAACGAGGCCGGACCGATCAGCGTCACCCGGGCCGACGACGACCGGGATCGCAGACTGGGCACGGCCGGACGGGTGATCCCGCAGATGCGGGTACGGCTGTTCGACGCTGACGGCGCCGACGTGACCGCGTCGGGCGGGCCGGGTCAGTGCGCCGCGCGTGGCCCCGGCCTGACACCCGGTTACTACGACGACGCGCCCGCCAACCGGCAGCTGTTCCACCCGCAGGGCTGGATGCTCACCGGGGACCTGGTCCGGATCGACCCGGCCGGCTACCTGACGGTGACCGGTCGGGTGGCGGACTTCATCATCCGTGGCGGGCACAACATCAGCGTGTTGGCGGTCGAGGAGGCGGTGGGCGCGTGCGGGCGGGTCGCCCAGGTCGCGGTGGTGCCGGCCGCCGACGACGTCCTCGGTGAGCGTGCCTGCGCGTACGTGGTGACGACCGATGGCACCGACCTGACCTTGGACGAACTCCGCGCCGATCTGGCCGGCCGGGGCATCTCCAAGTACGAGTGGCCGGAGCGGCTGGTCACGATGGACGAGTTGCCGCTGAGCGCGGGTGGCAAGACGGACAAGGCCCGGTTGCGGGCGGACGCCGCCACCCGGTTCGGCAAGACCCATCCCGCAATGTGA
- a CDS encoding DUF397 domain-containing protein — MYDSLTSEAIESARFRKSSRSDNSGSCVEVADGLASIHGVVLVRDSKDVGGPVLAVDGNSWKHFVARISTFRK, encoded by the coding sequence ATGTACGACTCGCTCACGAGCGAAGCGATCGAGTCCGCGCGGTTCCGGAAGTCCAGCCGCTCCGACAATAGTGGCTCATGTGTTGAAGTTGCCGACGGTCTTGCCTCCATTCATGGCGTGGTTCTCGTGCGCGACAGCAAGGACGTCGGCGGTCCGGTCCTCGCTGTCGACGGCAATTCGTGGAAGCACTTCGTGGCCAGAATATCCACGTTTCGGAAGTAA